The genomic segment GGAACCCGGGCGGGCGTGTTGTGGCGATGACGAGGGTCCGAGTCGCGTGGCCGAGGGCGTGAGGGCGTGAGGGCCGAACTATGTGGCCTTGCGGCGACGCCGACGAAGGCCCGCCGAGCAGCCACGGCTCCGCGGCGTCGGCACGGCCCGGCGGCGTGACAACGCCCCTCCAGCACCCCGGGCTCAGGCTCAGCCCCCCCGGGCTCAGGCTCAGCCCTCACGCCGACGGCTCAGCCCTCACGCCGGCGGCTCAGACCCGCAACACCCAGGCAGACCACGCTGCCGTGGCCCTCTGCCGCCGTGGCCGTCTGCTGCCCGGGGCCGTCGTGGTCGGCCTTGTGTGGCCGGGGCGCGCCCCGGCGGCGGCAGCGAGGGTTCCGTCACCTGCCCAGGGCTTCGTCGACGCACAGGCCGACGATCGGGACGCAGAGGCCCGGCTTGGTGGGCTTCGTGGGGGCTGTCGTGTCGCCGGGGGAGTCCGGGGAGTCGGGGGTGGTCGGCTGTTCGGGGGCTGCCGCCGGGGGCTGGGCAGGGGTGGCCGGGGCCGGGCGGAGGGAATCCGGGGTGCGTGTCGCCGGGGGCCCGTCCGGAGCGGGTGGGGTCTGTGGGGTCCTGGGGACGTCGCGGGCGCCGGGGACGGAGGGGAAGCCGACGCCGATGGAGGGGGCGGGCGGGAAGGTGGACGGGGTCGGTGGGGGAGTGGTTGCTCCCGGTGACGGGGGCCGCGTCGGTGTGGAGTCGCCGCCCATGGGGGTGTCGGCGGTCGGGGTGCCCGCGTCGGCCGAGGGCTCGCTCCGCACGGTCGCTCCGGCGTGGGCCGCCTCGTCCGTGACGTCGTCCGCCGCCCTCGGCGCCGGGCCCGCCGCGTCGGAGCCGCCGACCGGGCCCGACGCCAGCCGTACGAGACTCAGTGCACCCGCCGCCAAGGCCATCCCGCCCACCGCGAACAGAAACTTCCGGGGCCGGGGCCGCCGGTGCCGCCCTCGCGGCCGGGGAGCGGCGTGGTCGGCGGCGGCGGTCCCGACCCGGTCCGCGGGATCCGCCGATGCCCCGGATGCGACGGGCGAGAGGGGCATCGCCGGCGGCCCCGGGGCCACCGACGGCCTCCAGGGCGCAGACGACCCCGCCGGCGCCGTGGACGCCGATGCCAGCGGAGATCTCGACGATGCCGTCGGCGTCCACGCCGGTGTGGAAGTCGGCCGTGCCGTAGGCGGTCCTGGTGGTGTCGGCGGTCGCTGCGGCGCCCGTGGTGTGGTCGGCGTCGGCCGGGTGGCCGTGTTCGTCGTCATGGTTCTTCCCTCCCCTGCGCGCCCGTGTCCCCCGGTGCGCCCTGGCGGAGCGCAGAGTATGTGCCGGGGTGGGCGGTGCGGCCGGAGAAGGTCCGGATGTCACTCGTACGGGGACGAGCTCGCCGGGACCTGTCAACGGGCGCGGTCCGCGGGGCTCTCGTCGGGGTGGGGGGCCGGGCCCGTGGATGACGGTGCCGTCAAGGCCGTCCCCTGCCTGGGCCGGTCCGATGGTGTCGCCACCAAGGCCCTCGCGAGCGCCCCTCCGCGCCGCTGACCCGCGAACCCGCCCACCGGGCGGCTGGGCTTCGCTCGGGCTTTCGTCCGGCGGGGTCGGCTGCGATGATCGGGGCGACGGTAGTTAACCCGCGTTAACCGGGAGGGATTCATGGGTGACGGCGCTGCAGGGGAGCGGGCGGTAGGGATGGAGGGAGAAGGGGAGCGGCGGTTCGGGGAGTTCGTCGGGGTGCGGCGGCATGGGTACGTCGCCGAGCTCGCGCTCGACCGGCCCAAGGCCATGAACGCCGTGTCGACCGACATGGCCCGTTCCGTCGCGGCGGCGTGCGCGGCGCTGGCCGCCGATCGGGACGTGCGCGTGGTCGTGGTGACGTCGACGCACGAGCGGGCGTTCTGTGTGGGCGCGGACCTGAAGGAGCGGAACTCCTTCAGCGACGCCGATCTGGTGCGGCAGCGGCCCGTCGCGCGGGCGGCGTACACCGGCGTCCTGGAGCTTCCGATGCCCACGATCGCCGCCGTGCACGGCTTCGCGCTGGGCGGCGGCTTCGAGCTCGCCCTCTCCTGCGACCTGATCGTGGCCGACCGTACGGCGGTGGTGGGGCTGCCCGAGGTGTCGGTGGGGGTGATCCCGGGCGGCGGGGGCACGCAGTTGCTGCCGCGTCGGGTGGGGGCCGCGCGGGCCGCCGAGCTGATCTTCACGGCGCGGCGGCTGGAGGCCGAGGAGGCGCGGGAGTCGGGGCTCGTGGACGCGTTGGTGGAGGAGGGGCGGGACCGCGAGGAGGCCCTGGCCCTGGCCGCGCGCATCGCCGCGAACTCGCCCGTCGGGCTGCGCGCCGCCAAGCGAGCGCTGCGGCTGGGGCAGGGGCTCGACCTGCGGGCCGGTCTGGAGGTCGAGGACGCGGCGTGGCGCTCGGTAGCGTTCTCGGGCGACCGGGCGGAGGGCGTGGCCGCCTTCAACGAGAAGCGGAAGCCCGACTGGCCGGGGGAGTGAGCCACGGGGCACGGGCCACGGGGTTCGCCGGGGACGCCGACCGGCGGGGCGCGGGGAGGGCGGGGCACCACTTCCCGTGGAGCCGGGGCGCGGGGAGGGCGGGGCACCCCTTCCCGTGGAGCCGACTGCCCGCCACCGGCGCCCCCGTACCCCTGTTCGCCCCACTAACGTCTCAAATCGGATCAAAGCTCCCTAGCCTGGGGAGATGGGAGAGGACAGGCGGCTGAGGGCCGTGGTGGCGTTGGCGCGGGGGATGGCTGGGGCGCGTACGTCGCGGGAGACGTGGTGGGCCGCTGC from the Streptomyces sp. NBC_00310 genome contains:
- a CDS encoding enoyl-CoA hydratase/isomerase family protein, encoding MGDGAAGERAVGMEGEGERRFGEFVGVRRHGYVAELALDRPKAMNAVSTDMARSVAAACAALAADRDVRVVVVTSTHERAFCVGADLKERNSFSDADLVRQRPVARAAYTGVLELPMPTIAAVHGFALGGGFELALSCDLIVADRTAVVGLPEVSVGVIPGGGGTQLLPRRVGAARAAELIFTARRLEAEEARESGLVDALVEEGRDREEALALAARIAANSPVGLRAAKRALRLGQGLDLRAGLEVEDAAWRSVAFSGDRAEGVAAFNEKRKPDWPGE